A region from the Methylovorus glucosotrophus genome encodes:
- the rpoZ gene encoding DNA-directed RNA polymerase subunit omega, with the protein MARMTVDDCLEKIPNRFQLTLVAAYRSRQLANGSEPLVNTHGQKDKPTVLALREIASGKVGLEVLNRGQA; encoded by the coding sequence ATGGCTCGCATGACAGTAGATGATTGTCTCGAAAAAATCCCTAATCGCTTTCAACTGACGCTGGTAGCAGCGTACCGTTCGCGCCAATTGGCCAACGGCTCGGAACCTTTGGTCAATACCCATGGCCAGAAGGACAAGCCCACAGTGCTGGCATTGCGCGAAATCGCATCCGGCAAGGTCGGTCTGGAAGTGCTGAACCGCGGCCAAGCCTAA
- the gmk gene encoding guanylate kinase encodes MTGNLFIITAASGAGKTSLVRELLASDSQIQLSVSYTTRKPRPGEVDGVHYHFVEEAEFMRMLEASDFLESAHVHGARYGTSQSRVESVLQQGNDLILEIDWQGAAQVRSLYPQAISIFILPPSLEALEQRLHGRGQDSAEVIARRLAAARDEMRHVVEFDYVTINDDFEVALNDLRAIIRTQRLQREKQLLRHQDLLEKLI; translated from the coding sequence ATGACAGGCAATCTATTTATCATCACCGCAGCTTCTGGCGCGGGCAAAACCAGTCTGGTGCGCGAATTGCTGGCGTCAGACAGCCAGATCCAGCTATCGGTGTCGTACACCACCCGCAAGCCGCGACCAGGCGAGGTGGACGGGGTGCATTATCACTTTGTGGAAGAGGCTGAATTCATGCGCATGCTGGAAGCCAGCGACTTTCTGGAAAGTGCGCATGTGCATGGTGCGCGCTATGGAACATCGCAAAGCCGGGTGGAAAGCGTGTTGCAGCAAGGCAATGACCTGATTCTGGAGATTGACTGGCAGGGCGCTGCCCAAGTGCGCAGTCTTTACCCGCAAGCCATCAGCATTTTTATTCTGCCACCTTCGCTGGAGGCGCTGGAGCAGCGCCTGCACGGCCGTGGGCAGGATAGCGCCGAGGTGATTGCCCGTCGACTGGCGGCTGCTCGCGATGAGATGCGCCATGTGGTCGAGTTCGACTATGTTACAATTAACGACGATTTTGAGGTGGCGCTAAATGATCTGCGCGCCATCATCCGCACCCAGCGTTTGCAGCGCGAAAAGCAGTTGCTGCGGCACCAGGATCTGCTGGAAAAACTCATATAG
- a CDS encoding YicC/YloC family endoribonuclease, whose amino-acid sequence MTFSMTGFASLEREVSGVTLIIELRSVNHRYLELHMKLDDSLRSFEPMARELIAAHLGRGKVECRMSLMRSQDATKKAELDVSIVQQLAKLSADVQQHMPASAPLTVADILRWPGVVMSDGIDTAALGDQVRAILEQVLQDMSAARAREGAKLAAVIRERLAEMEREVAQVKPLLPLQIKAYQERLVAKLQEALKSVDEERVRQELVLFAQRVDVDEELTRLTAHIEEVKRILGAKGAAGKRLDFLMQELNREANTLGSKSVSTEVSQTAMALKVLIEQMREQIQNIE is encoded by the coding sequence ATGACATTCAGTATGACCGGATTTGCCTCGCTGGAGCGCGAGGTCAGCGGCGTTACCCTCATTATCGAGTTGCGCTCCGTCAATCACCGCTATCTTGAATTGCACATGAAGCTGGATGACAGTCTGCGCAGTTTTGAGCCCATGGCACGCGAACTGATTGCAGCCCATCTGGGCCGTGGCAAGGTGGAGTGCCGCATGAGCCTGATGCGCAGCCAGGATGCTACGAAAAAAGCCGAGCTTGATGTCAGCATCGTGCAGCAGCTGGCCAAGCTGTCAGCCGATGTACAGCAGCACATGCCTGCCAGTGCACCGTTGACCGTAGCTGATATTCTGCGCTGGCCTGGTGTGGTGATGAGCGATGGCATCGATACGGCTGCGCTGGGGGATCAGGTCAGAGCGATTCTGGAGCAGGTGTTGCAGGACATGAGCGCCGCGCGGGCACGTGAAGGGGCCAAGCTGGCCGCGGTGATCCGCGAGCGCCTGGCCGAGATGGAGCGCGAAGTTGCCCAGGTCAAGCCGCTGTTGCCATTGCAGATCAAGGCCTATCAGGAGCGCCTGGTTGCCAAGCTGCAGGAGGCGCTGAAATCGGTGGATGAAGAGCGCGTGCGGCAGGAGCTGGTGCTGTTTGCACAACGCGTGGATGTGGACGAGGAGCTCACACGCCTCACCGCGCATATTGAAGAGGTGAAGCGCATTCTCGGTGCCAAGGGCGCCGCCGGCAAGCGTCTGGATTTCCTGATGCAGGAGCTGAATCGCGAAGCGAATACGCTGGGTTCCAAGTCGGTCTCAACCGAAGTATCGCAAACCGCGATGGCGCTTAAAGTATTGATTGAACAGATGCGTGAACAGATTCAAAATATCGAGTAA
- a CDS encoding serine/threonine protein kinase → MQATQNQSLPIGHPLQDYVIKKVLSAGGFSVVYLAEDASKNTVAIKEYLPTGLALRSEGSKVQINSAAASTNFKHGLKCFFEEGRALATIEHRNIVRVLNFFRANDTVYMVMQYERGKSLQASILNQSQPLGENFIRRVFCELLNGLREVHARKLLHLDIKPANIYIRLDGSPVLLDFGSARQTLSATQPSLPPSYTPGFASPEQYFDKTLLGPWSDIYSVGASMYACISRGTPPAADARRKEDKLIPAVRLGKAHYSPALLEIIDRCLALDHMQRPQSVLTLQKMLADNIPSAPVAKAGLMDKLRQYLRPDT, encoded by the coding sequence ATGCAGGCTACGCAAAACCAGTCTCTCCCCATTGGACACCCGCTACAGGACTATGTCATCAAGAAGGTTCTGAGCGCGGGTGGCTTCAGCGTGGTCTACCTGGCCGAGGATGCCAGCAAGAATACCGTCGCTATCAAGGAGTATCTTCCTACCGGTCTTGCCTTGCGCAGCGAAGGCAGCAAAGTGCAGATCAACTCCGCCGCCGCCTCGACCAATTTCAAGCATGGCCTCAAATGTTTTTTTGAAGAAGGGCGAGCACTCGCTACCATCGAACACCGCAATATAGTGCGGGTGCTGAATTTTTTCCGCGCCAATGATACCGTTTACATGGTCATGCAATACGAGCGTGGCAAATCCCTGCAGGCTTCCATCCTCAACCAGTCGCAACCCTTGGGGGAGAATTTCATCCGTCGCGTTTTCTGCGAGTTGCTGAATGGCCTGCGTGAAGTGCATGCCCGCAAGCTGTTACATCTGGACATCAAGCCCGCCAACATCTATATCCGGCTCGATGGCTCGCCTGTGCTGCTGGATTTCGGCTCGGCCCGGCAAACATTGTCCGCCACCCAGCCCAGCCTGCCGCCCAGTTATACGCCGGGCTTTGCCTCCCCCGAGCAATACTTCGACAAGACCCTGCTGGGGCCATGGAGCGATATCTACAGCGTGGGCGCCAGTATGTATGCCTGTATCAGTCGCGGCACGCCACCCGCCGCCGATGCCCGCCGCAAGGAGGATAAACTCATCCCCGCCGTCCGCCTCGGCAAAGCCCATTACTCGCCGGCACTGCTGGAAATTATTGATCGCTGCCTGGCACTGGACCACATGCAACGCCCGCAAAGCGTGCTGACCCTGCAGAAAATGCTGGCGGACAATATCCCCAGTGCGCCAGTCGCCAAAGCCGGCCTGATGGACAAGCTTCGTCAGTACTTGCGGCCAGACACATGA
- a CDS encoding PP2C family protein-serine/threonine phosphatase, which yields MKFSIYQSSRKGPRAHNQDRLAYAYSRDAVLMVLADGMGGHRHGEVAARMAVKTLTEDFKKRAVDLLPHPGRYLMEQIQIIHQALHQLKHTQHMLEAPCTTIVAAIIQQHRLYTAHVGDSRLYHFRSGRSIYHTEDHSVVQKMFRQGLLHRDEMARHPERHKIYNCLGSSHTPKIELTPPRKLMDGDILLLCSDGLWSGLSEEQMAEMIYQHPVDIAIPRMLETAEEQNGSEGDNASAIGLRLGQAELMLSSHDMAMGAITTILNPVTESAGQAEDVELSEAQIDLAIAEIQAAISKSRG from the coding sequence ATGAAATTCAGCATTTACCAAAGCAGCCGCAAAGGGCCGCGCGCGCATAATCAGGACCGGCTGGCCTATGCTTACAGCCGCGATGCCGTGCTGATGGTGCTGGCCGATGGCATGGGTGGCCATCGCCACGGTGAAGTGGCGGCTCGCATGGCCGTCAAAACCCTGACCGAGGATTTCAAAAAAAGAGCGGTAGACCTGCTACCGCATCCCGGACGTTACCTGATGGAGCAAATCCAGATCATTCATCAGGCCCTGCATCAACTCAAGCACACCCAGCATATGCTCGAGGCACCATGCACTACCATCGTGGCCGCCATTATTCAGCAGCATCGTCTGTACACCGCCCATGTGGGCGACTCCCGCCTTTATCATTTCCGCAGCGGGCGCAGCATTTACCACACAGAGGATCACTCCGTGGTGCAAAAGATGTTTCGCCAGGGCTTGCTGCATCGCGATGAGATGGCGCGTCATCCGGAGCGTCACAAAATCTATAACTGCCTGGGCAGTAGCCATACGCCCAAAATCGAGCTGACGCCCCCGCGCAAGCTGATGGATGGCGACATTCTGCTGCTGTGCTCGGATGGCCTGTGGTCAGGCTTGAGCGAAGAACAAATGGCCGAGATGATCTACCAGCATCCGGTCGACATTGCCATTCCCAGGATGCTGGAAACTGCCGAGGAGCAAAATGGCAGTGAAGGCGACAATGCCAGTGCCATCGGGCTGCGTCTGGGCCAAGCCGAGCTGATGCTGTCTTCTCATGATATGGCGATGGGTGCCATCACCACCATTCTGAACCCGGTGACCGAAAGCGCAGGTCAGGCAGAAGATGTCGAGCTCAGCGAAGCGCAGATAGACCTGGCAATTGCCGAGATACAGGCCGCCATTAGCAAATCACGCGGCTAG
- the rph gene encoding ribonuclease PH has translation MRPSQRETHQLRPIEIIRHYTKHAEGSVLVKFGDTHVLCTASVDEKVPGFLRGKNQGWVTAEYGMLPRSTGSRMDREAARGKQSGRTQEIQRLIGRSLRAIIDLEKLGERSIQIDCDVIQADGGTRTASITGAYVALHDAISRLLAQGLISESPLRDSVAAVSVGVYQGTPVLDLDYIEDSDCDTDMNVVMTGSGGYVEIQGTAEGVPFQRADMDRMLDLAAAGIRELTSLQAKALGL, from the coding sequence ATGCGCCCCAGCCAGCGAGAAACCCACCAGCTACGCCCCATTGAAATCATCCGGCACTACACCAAGCATGCCGAGGGCTCGGTACTCGTCAAATTTGGCGATACCCATGTACTGTGCACCGCCAGCGTGGACGAAAAAGTACCCGGGTTTTTGCGCGGCAAAAATCAGGGCTGGGTAACCGCAGAGTACGGCATGCTGCCCCGCTCTACCGGCAGCCGCATGGACCGCGAAGCGGCACGCGGCAAGCAGAGTGGGCGCACACAAGAAATTCAGCGCCTGATTGGCCGCTCCCTGCGCGCTATCATCGATCTGGAAAAACTGGGCGAGCGCAGCATACAGATAGACTGTGATGTGATTCAGGCTGACGGCGGCACCCGCACCGCCAGCATCACCGGCGCCTATGTCGCCCTGCATGATGCCATCAGCCGTTTGCTGGCGCAGGGTCTTATCAGCGAATCGCCCTTGCGTGATTCGGTCGCTGCGGTGTCGGTCGGTGTATACCAGGGCACGCCGGTGCTGGACCTTGACTACATTGAAGATTCAGACTGTGATACCGACATGAATGTCGTGATGACAGGCAGCGGCGGCTACGTGGAAATTCAGGGCACGGCTGAAGGTGTGCCGTTTCAGCGTGCCGATATGGATCGCATGCTGGACCTCGCCGCCGCAGGCATACGTGAGCTGACCAGCCTGCAAGCCAAGGCGCTGGGCTTGTAA